The sequence GCAAGACTACATGAAATAGATGAACATAGACCTGCATACGCACtatatgaataaatatttgttcaccgGTGAATACAAAATATCCTGGACAATTAACCAACCACCCTCAGGTATTTTGTTAAGCTTTCAAATGCTTCACGAACAATCTTTGGCATTTCCTCagggagggtttccaagggtgaaaaaaaaatccataaattctTCGCACTCTGCCCTGTTAAGAAACACTTGAGAGAGTCAAGACAGAGGCTTCATTGCAGGTAAAAAGCTAGACTATTTCCATATTTTACCGATACCCAAAATGTTTCAGTGACACTTGCAGGGTCCCATCTTTATTCAATGGCAAAGTCAttgcaaaataataatatttctGAGTCCGTTCTGTGAGCATTCTACTTTTCAATAGTGCCTGAGACTAGGatctccctcccttttttttcacattattattattttttcaaatattcacacTTTGTTTCAGAGGCTAAATGCTCCTAAGCATCTTTGAACACCATCTTTATGTCTAAATAATATGAAAGTAAAGGAAGTATATGCGGTATTAAAAATTCTGTAGCAGAATTATGAAGCTACAGTATTCACTCTCCAGTGTTGATGTCCTTTCAAATCGGTAGTTACAAGCTGGCTCTAGGCCCTTCTTATGTCCCTCTTAAGTGTAATTGAGTATAGGACCATGTTTTCAAGTAAGGCATATTAAATGTTTCCACACATTTGGTGAATTTGCACTTTGAAACTTTTATAATGAAATTAATATTTGTATAATAATTTTGTAAATGTCATTATGTAATTGTcattatataaatgaaaaaagaatgttTAGTAATCATCCATATGCCTAccaattaaaatttttaacttttttatttttgcttcatatatctataaggatggaaaaaaaaaaaagttgccatcaagttgattccgattcatagagacgctagaggacagaatagaactgctccataggttttaaAAGGAGAGGCTCATGGATTCGAAAACCCCGTTTTTTGATTatcggccaagcacttaaccactgctccaccaggaatcccatctaTGTACATGTAGATGTATATgtattgtgtatatgtatatatgcatgtatatgtatgatGATGTCTACATCTACATATTCACGTACACTTACACCTGTGTCTTTATCTGTGTCTGTCTCTATCTCAGTTTAccacagggtttctcaacttctgACACATCGACATTCTGGACAAGAAAGTTTGTCATTGTGTGGGAGTTACCCTGTATATAGAAGAATGTTTAGTAACATCCCAGGCTTCCATTAGATACGAGTAGAACCTTTCTCCTAGTTGTGACATCCAAAATGTCCCAGGCATTGACAAATGTTCTTTGGGAGCAAATTTTACCCAACTGATAGCAAGTtcgatttttctttctttccctctctctctatcttcatgTGCCTACACTTTATTTGTGGGAGGTGAGTTCAATGTCTAATAAGTATATTGGAAAGTTTGGATTTATCTTATCCATTTAGCATATTGCATTTGTATACTAAAAATCTACCAGATGATGCTACATAAAACCTATTGACTATGCTGATGTCTCTATGCGCAATAGTTTTCCTGATAGACCaagatggacaaacacaatctaacagtgctgaatgaattcattctgacgggaatcacagaccacccagagctgcaggctccattgttcgggctgttcctcatcatctacatgatctcagtggtgggcaatttgggcatcatcatcctcaccaagatggactctACTCTAcaaacacccatgtacttttttctcagacacctggctatcgctgatcttggttattcaacaACTGTGGGACCTAAAATGCTAGTCAATTTTTTTGTGGATGAAAATacaatctcctattatttttgtgctacacAGCTAGCTTTCTTTGCCTTGTTCATAAATGGTGAACTAtttattctgtcagcaatgtcctacgaccactatgtggccatctgtaaccctcttctctacacagtcatcatgtcacaaagGTTGTGTCAGGTGCTGGTGGCAATCCTCTATATTTATTGCATGTTTGTTTCTCTTCTTgtcaccataaagatttttaactTATCCTTCTGTGGATACAATGTGATcagtcatttctactgtgacattAACCCCTTATTATATTTGCTGTGCTCAAGCACACATGAAATTCAATTGGTCATTCTCATCTTAGCATCTATTAATTTGATTATATCCCTTTtaatagttcttgtttcttacATGCTCATTTTTGTACCCATTCTCAGGATGAACTCAGCTGTgggcaggcacaaggccttctccacttgtggatcccacctgacaatCTTGAtagtgttctatgggactttaatctttatatacATGCAGCCCAAGTCCAGTCATTCCTTTCCGGCTGataaagtggcttccatattttacaccctggtgattcccatgttgaatcccttgatttatagcttgaggaacaaagatgtaaaatctGCCCTACACAgggcatggaaaaaaatatgcaacATCTTTTCTATAGTTTGATGCGTCCTATGGTTCCTATGAAATACATGATGGGTTTCAAAACTTGTCTGTGTGCATCCATAAAgtataagccaaaaaaccaaacctggtgccgtctagtctattctgactcataaagaccctataggacagagtagaaccaccccatagagtttccaaggagtgcttggtggcttcgaactgccaaccctttggttagcagccatagcacttaaccactacaccaccagagtttccccagcTAGCACAAATATATTCCACATATATTTGTAAATATCCTGTGTGTCAGTCACTCTTCTAAATGCACTGATGCACAAAAGTGTAAAATCTTTTCCCTTCCTTGAAGTGAAAAGATGGATCACAAATACAATAGTTAAGTAAATTTTATGGTAGATAAGAAtgtgttggggccctggtggcacagtgattaaagtgcttggctgattaCTGAAAGGTCAGCCTCGAGCAGCTTGCTTGGCACCCCCCTTAGCTTTACATTAGAATTCTGCTTTCTTTGCTTGATATTCCCTAtaactttacattaaaatcctggttcccctCTTTTTTAGATGCTGAccaaactagaggaaattggcagAAACTGGCTTAGATGCCATGTGGACATTAAGGATAACCTTTTAAACCTCATACATAGTAAATTCTCCATCTCTGGGTAGAGTTTAACCACCATATTCTGAACACACTATGCATGAAGTTACATTTACACCACATTGCACCTAAGTACTATGATTAATAGTGTTGCTGTTGTAACTTGTATGGgcttcctacttgtaaaccccatAAAGGTATCTTTTTGCCTCTTTCtcactgagcagtcttggcaaCATCAACCCCAACTGCTTCTTcccttgcacaatgaaataaactTGCCTTTCTATGCTCCTGCTTCAGTCTCTGGCTTATTGGATGAGACAAGTCATGCCAAGTGGTCCACAGCAACACTGAGCACATCCAGGTAATGATATCTCGTACTTCTTGACTGGTGTATCATTGTCATTCTTCAAGATTTaattaattttcacaacagcTCTGTGAGGCAGGTTCTATTAATATTTAGCTATTTTTGATGATAAAAGGGAGGTTCAGAAAGTGTAAATAAATTACCCAAGTTCAACTCACAAATGGTAAATAAATAGTCCAAGTTCATTGTGGTCTTAAGCATTAGAATCAAGTTTCAAACATGGTCTTGCTCCAAGCTCCAGTTTCAGAACAGCCAGTGTAAATAACTTCTTAATGTCAATTTTCTGCTTTAATGATGTCATCCCTGAGGTGACGGAGCATATCaaattaaaagaagagaaatagcaGTGAGGTTCAAAAAGTAGTGAATGCCTAGCACAATGTCTGGGAGAGAAAATCAATTCCATAGAGACAATGAATTAGTACACTCATACAGCAAGCTAACTGATTCCTTTGGATGCATGATTTGTTTGAACTACGTAATGGGACACCATCACAATGTGGATGCATTACATAGTCTGAGCAGGTTTATAATAAAGGCCCAGGGGCAGGTATCGGGAATTATCATAAAGTAGTAAAGAACAGGTGCCACGGTGACACAGTCGTTACAGCTCATCTGGTAATCCAAGGGTCAGCCATTGGAACCCGCCAgcatctctttggaaaccctagggggcagttctaatctgtcctgtaaggtcactaggaatcagaatcacctggactgcatgggtttgtttttttggtttagtaaggaagatgttataaataaataaacaaggaagTTTCCATTTTAAGAAATGATTTGCAGACTTTTGCCTTGAGAAGTTCAGCcaccttttaaaaacaaagaaaggactCGTGTTACTTCCTTAAAAAATGAGGTCTGTGAGAAGAGTTATTCGCCATCATCATCTGCTTCCTGTACTTTGATGCGGTGTGAACTTCAATTTGGGGAAAATGTAATTTAAGGACAAAAGATTGCCAGATGCATTAACTTTGATTTTGCTGAGCTACTTGAACAAATGAGAGCCATCAATCCCCaatactggattttttttttcattttctttttctctttctttttttaaatgaaataaagcccTTTTCTTGAGCTAATGTTTGAGTGATGCATTTACTTATTGAGTGTTTCATTACATGCCTGTGAAAAGAATTTCTAGATGATACAATGAAGAGAGACAGAAGCACTACATGCAATTGTGAAAGTTGGGCACCATGGAGTTCTATGTTTTGCCTTTTATGTAGCATAAGATGTGAAAGAGCCATCTGTAAATGTGCAATATATTGGGTATTGCCAAGATTAATGTAAAGATCGGAGAGCTTCCCACAACAGTAATCATAGagaccaaaaggaaaaacatgtAACTCAGTGATAtccatgaaaagaaaagaaatttgtcTAATCCACTTATACAGTTTTTCCTTGAAGGAGCTCCTgaaaataagagagagaaagagaaagaacaggAAAATACTGAGGAGCTTGATATACAAGTTAAATGTTATTACAGTTACAGTAAGAAATACTCTgtgattcattaaaatatttaatgaccACCAATAATCTTAATACTTGTTTCTGTTAGGTGCCTGGAGTTAATACTGATCAAAgaaaccccatgaacaacagaacaaaagagtgTCTTGTATTGCACTACCTCACCAtctttgctatctttgagcccattgtcgcagtcactgtcaatccatctcgttgattgTCTTCCTatttttaactgaccctctactataccagtcatgatgtccttctccaaggactgaaccCTCTCACCAAGTGTCAAATAGTACCTGCTTATGATTTTTCTATTACAGAAAGTTACCACTAAACAGAGGGGACTGAGGGAATTGACAAATTggtactacataaaaaaaaaaaaaaaaaaaaaaaaaaatttttttttttatgctgggggattccatggagaaagagTAAACTGGTGGAAAGGCGAACACAAATGCTTAGGAGAAGAAGTCTCAGGCGTCAAGTTACAGGAAGAGTGATATTCTAACTTCTAGCATATGTGAATAGCACATCCTAAAACTGTGAGGGGCATGCCCTTCACTGCAACATGTGGTGTTTCTCCCAGTTTCCACTGTGTCATGTTCTAGCAGAAGTTCATCTCATAATTATTAGCCAGTCTtgcctgtatacaacagaaactaacaataacaaacctGTATAGTCTCCTTGATGAGAAgaatacaaatatttaatataatattaaaaaaattatttatttttattacttacaTACCAGCAAAATGAACAATATATGAAATAACAGGAAAGTATAAGATCAGGTGTGCCTGTCTATTTATATAATTATTACCTCAAAATATTCGTTTATTACTTGGAGCAATAGAAATCAGTCAACCCTAGAGTAGACACAAtaaaaattcaacatttattctctcataggaaatattttcatttttaaaactcaCTTTTTAATGGAGGTCTTTTATGACCATAACAACCAATTGACTCTATGGAAATTCTAAACTTATATGAAATAATTGACATAGAATTAAAACGTAAgaatttttttcaaggttttactttttcaaagtcattaaattttcatgatttttctaatcataaaaaaaataaagacatataATTCCTACTCAAGTGAGTTTCTGTTCTGCATCTTTTAAAGTGCTTTATACATGGATATATCTTTTATTTCACATCCAGAAAGTCAGATAAATTGGATTTTTTCTTGTTACTTTTATTTCTAAAtccttttattgagatataaataACATACCATAAAACTTACTCACatatcttgaattttttcttccattctttcaacttgagaaaggtcaaacatgtccttcccttttggttttttaagtccaggtcttagcacatttcatcataatattttaatttgtcttcttgagcctccctttgaaatcttctgttcagcccttcaactttattatttcttcttttgcttcagctactctacatttaaaaACAAGTGTCAGAGTaccttttgacatccatttggtttcctctttctttcttgtcttttaatgatGTTTCAATTTCTTCAGGTCTGATGTTCTTGATAGCATCCAAAGCTTTTTAATCtgcagtcgttagtgttcaaaaTGACAAATCAATATTTGGAATAATTTCTAATTTTAGGCAGGATATATTCAAAGTTatattttggctgtcgtggacctgctctagttttcttcagctttaaattttacttgcatacgaACAATCAATTGTCAGTTCCATGGTTGgtgcctggctttgttctgactgatgatattgagcctcaccatcatctctttccatagatttactcagtttgattcctgtgtattctttctggcAAAGACCACATATATGTCTCCATTTCTTttgttgaaaaaagctatttgtaatgaaaaatttGTTGGTCTTGCTGTATTTGTACATGCAATCTcttgcatcttttctatcaccatatTGTCCTTCTAgcgattcttctttttttccagctttcacattctaataACTAGTAATTAGCAATGGATTTTGAATGAAATTTTGATGAATTCAGATATCATATGTGGATAAAATCTTTACTTTAATCGTCTTTGGAACTGGTTGAGTAAATTTGAGTGATaacagtattaactggtcttcttttttggtacatgagtattatcatatcactgacaatATAGTACCTCATGATAGACCttggaatcataacagaatactatgaaagattttactctaacaaaattgaaaatctagaggaaatgggcaaatttctaaaaacactacctacctaaactaacacaaacagaggtagaaaaactaaataaacctataacaaaagaagaaatggagaggtaatttaaaaactccctacaaaaataaagccctggccctgacaggttcattagagaattctaccaaactttcagtgaagagttaacaccactactgctaaaggtattgcAGAGCATACAGAAGGATGAAGTACTCTTGAATTCATTTGATGAAGCCAGAATAAATCTggtaccaaaacaaggtaaaagacaccacaaaaaaagaatattacagacctatatccctcatgaacatagatgcaaaaaccctcaacaaaattctagccaacagaattcaacaacatatcaaaaaattattcacaacgacaaagtgggattcatattaggtatgcaggatggttcaacattagaaaaacaatcaatggaaTCCAacacataattaaaacaaaagataagaaacaaatgatcctatcaattgatgcagaaaaagcatttaacaaagtccaacatccattcctgataaaaaaacttGCAGCAAAATAGGGAAAAAAAggatattcctcaacataataaagggcatttatgcaaagccaacagccaacatcagcctaaatggagagagaaagcatttccctttagaacaggaaccagacaagggagCACTTTAACACTgtgcttattcaacattgtagtggaggtcctagccagagcagttaggaaagaaatagaaataaagggcatcaaaatcAGAAAGGATGAATTAAAAGTatacttatttgcagatgatatgatcttatacacagaaaaccccaaagactccacaagaatactactgaaactaatagaagatttcagcaaaaggTCAACATATGAGATAaaggtacaaaaatcagttggattgctgACACCAACAAataaaactttgaagaggaagtcaccaaagtAATACCATTTCAATAGCTCCCCAAGAACAGAAAAtactttaggaataaatctaaccatagatgtaaaagacctatacaaagaaaaccacaagacactgttgcaagaaaccaaaagagatctcccCGAGTGGAAAATTTACCTTtatcacagataggaagactcaacattgtgaaaacataaattccacccaaagcgatctacagagtAAATGCAATCCCAACTCAAATtcaaatggcattttttaatgagatggagaagcaaatcaccaacttcatatgcaaaaggaagaggccccagataagtaaagcactactggagAAGAATCACATGCTAAGTGGTTCTGAAACCTATTATACATCCACTGTATTCAGagcagcctagtactggtacaacaatggatacatagtgcaaaggaacagaattgagaatccagacaaaagtTTATCCACCTGTCAGCAGCTGATATCTCACAAGGGCTCAAAGtctgataaacagggaaaagacagcctctttaacaaatggtactggcataactggatatccatgtgcaaaagtagaaacaagattcatacctcacaccatgcacaaaaactaactcaaaatgcatcaaaagcctaaatataaaatctaaaatggtaaagatcatggaagaaaaattagggacaatgatAGTGGCCCTaattaatacatggcataaactgtgtttaaaacattattaacaatggacaaacagcagaagagaaactagataactgggagctcctaaaaatcaaacatttatgctcatcaaaagacttcactaaaagaataaaaagacagcctacagactgggaaaaaaaaatttggaggtATAACATACCTGAACAGGGTCGAATCTCTAAAACCtagatgatactgcaaaacttcaacaacaaaaaagaagtaacccaatttaaaaaatgggcaaaagatatgaacaggcacttcggcAAAGAAAacactcaggtggctaacagatacatgaggaaatgctcacaatcatttttagacattacagaaatgcaaatcaacactaaaatgagataccatctcaccccaacaagactattattaatccaaaaacacaaaataataaatgttggagaggttgttgagagactggaacacttatacactgctggtgggaaagtaaaatggtacaatcaccttggaaatagatttggcacctccttaatttttttttttaaaaatctagaaataaaagtaccatacaatccagcaattccactctt comes from Elephas maximus indicus isolate mEleMax1 chromosome 7, mEleMax1 primary haplotype, whole genome shotgun sequence and encodes:
- the LOC126080236 gene encoding olfactory receptor 8K3-like — translated: MDKHNLTVLNEFILTGITDHPELQAPLFGLFLIIYMISVVGNLGIIILTKMDSTLQTPMYFFLRHLAIADLGYSTTVGPKMLVNFFVDENTISYYFCATQLAFFALFINGELFILSAMSYDHYVAICNPLLYTVIMSQRLCQVLVAILYIYCMFVSLLVTIKIFNLSFCGYNVISHFYCDINPLLYLLCSSTHEIQLVILILASINLIISLLIVLVSYMLIFVPILRMNSAVGRHKAFSTCGSHLTILIVFYGTLIFIYMQPKSSHSFPADKVASIFYTLVIPMLNPLIYSLRNKDVKSALHRAWKKICNIFSIV